AGCCGTCCAGCACGGCCGGGTGCTGCGCCACCTTCAGCACCGTCGACTCGGTGCGGACCGGACAGCGCATGACACCGCGTGCGAACGCCTCGCCGGCCGGCGGGCCGTCCGACGAGGCGCGCGCCCCGTCGCGCCTCCAGCAACGCGTTGAGCAGGACCGGGTTACCGCCGGCCGCCACATGCCACCGAGGTGCCAGCCGCGCACCCTCTGAGGCCCTCAGCTGCCGGCTTTCAGGTCGGCCGTGCCGCGCTGCGACAGCATCCCCAGGGCGATCTGCAGCAGCGCTGCGCTTGCCGGAGGCGGCGCCGCGCCGGCCGGCGATGGTGGCCTGAAGCCGGCTGTCGTGGTGAACGAGCCGGACGACGTCCGGCAGATCGAGGATGCCCGCGATGAAGGCCGCGGCGATCTCGCCGAGGCTGTGCCCGGTAACCGCGTCCGGCCGGACCGGCTTTCGCGCTGACTGTTCGTTACCGGCCGGTCTCTGATAGTTGTTTGGGCGGGGTACGGGCGCATTGCCCGTAGCGGTGTCCCAGGACGCCGCAGGGAGGGATGCACATGAGCACCACCACGCGCGACGAGGTCCTTGCCGGCGAGCAGAATGCGGTGGACCACGCGTACGACTGCTACACCGCGCGGCTGGCCGAGATGAGCGGGACCTCGGCCGCCACGGCGTCGGCGAGCGGCAAGGACGGCATAGCCAATAGGAAGGACGCAGAGGCGCGGGCCGCGGCGTACGGCGGGCTCGGTGACGAGGCTCTGGTCTTCTCCCGCGTCGACGCGCCGGAGGAGCCCGGAGGGGAGCCTCGCCCGTGGTACATCGGCCGGCGGGGCGTGCGTGACTCGCAGAACGACCCGGTGGTCCTGCTGTGGAGCAGCGACCGCGCCAGGAAGTGGTCCGAGGCACTCCCGGAGGCACCGGGGGAAGTGGTTCTGCGACGCCGGCTGCAGTGCACGCAGCGCGTCGTCGAAGACTACTTCGACGAGATCGCCCCGGCGTCGCCGTCACCCGCGCCCACGGCGGCCCTTCCGAGGCCGCGGTCCGAGGACGACCCACGGACGGCGGCTCCGCCCGAGACCCGCCCAGAACCGGACGAGCAGCAGGGCGAGGACCGGCTGCCGCCGTCCCCCACACCCGGCGACGTCGCCCGCATCCAGCGCCGCAAGCCGCTCCAGCCGGACGACTTCCTGCTGCGCGAGCTCCAGCGCTCGCGCAGCGGCCGCATGCGGGACATCGTCGAGACCATCCGCCGCGACCAGATGGACCTGGTCACCGGCTCCCCGTCCGACATCCTCGTGGTGCAGGGCGGCCCGGGCACGGGCAAGTCCGCCGTCGGTCTGCACCGTGTGACCTGGCTGGTCAACAACGAGCACTTCAAGGCACAGGACGTCCTCGTCATCGGCCCCCACCAGCGGTTCCTCGACTACGTGAGCCGGGTCCTGCCCACCCTCGGCACACGGGACGTCAACGCCGTGCAACTGAGCCGTATGTGGGACGGAGAGGTGCTCGGCACCGACACCCCGCAGGCGCGACTGGTCAAGTCCGACGAACGCATAGCGGCCGTCCTGCGGCGCCGGGTCGAGCACGACTGCCGCCCCGAGGTCCTCGACGACCTCACCACCGCGCCGTCCTTCGAGGGTGACGAGCCCGCCGTCGTCGTCACCGCCGGAAGCACCACCCTGCGCGTCCCCCGATCCAGGGTCCTCGCCCTCCTCGACGAGGCCCGATACGGCGACGGGCCGTATCGGCAGCGCCGCGAACGCTTCCGCAACCTGTTCGTCGACCTCCTCCTCCAAGAACTCGCCGCCATCGCCCCGCGCCGCGGACAGGGCGGCACGATCCGCCGGGACCTGGAACGCAACCGCCGCGTAGAGCGGCTCGTCGAACGCGTCTGGCCCTCGCCGGGCGCCAGAGAAGCCCTGCGCAGCCTCTACGACTCGCCCGAACTCCTCCGCGCCTGCGCCGAAGGCGTGCTGGACGACGACGAGCAAACCGCTCTGCACCGGCCCCGGGCCGCCACCGCCGACGCCGACCCCTGGACCCTCGACGACCACGTCTGCATCGAGGAACTCGGATACCTCATCACCGGGGAGACCCCCAGCCGCTACGGGCACATCGTCGTCGACGAGGCACAGGACCTCACCCCCATGCAGGCCCGCGCGCTGCGCCGCCGCTGTGCGGTGGGCGGTTCCATGACGGTCCTCGGAGACCTCGCCCAGGCCACCGGCCCCCACACCCACACCAGCTGGGACCGCCTCGGCACGCTCCTGTCCGACCACGGCGACTGGCGGATCGCCGAGCTGCACACCAGCTACCGCGTGCCGGCGGAGATCATGGAGTTCGTCGCGCCACTGGCCCGTGCGATCGCCCCGACGCTGCCTTACCCCCGAGCCGTGCGCGAGGTGGGTGACAACGCCGTACGAACCGTGGCGACCGAGCCGTGGAGGCTCCTCGAGGACACCGTCGCCCAAGTGACCCGCCTGGTGGGCACCAGCGACGGCACCACCCTGCGCTCCATCGCCGTGATCGTCCCCGACGACTCCGGCTGGCTCGACGAGATCACCCGCCACCTCGACCAGAGCGCCGGCATCACCGGGCCGCGCCGGGAATCGGTGTCCGTACTCGCCGCGGCCCAGGCCAAGGGCATGGAGTACGACCACGTCCTGGTCGTCGAGCCCGCCACGATCGCCGATCGCGGTGCGGCCGGGCTGCGTCAGCTCTACATCGCCCTCACCCGCAGCACCCAGAGCCTTACCGTGCTGCACACCTCACCGATCCCGGAGGCCCTCACGAACAACGCCGACAACAGCGAGCAGCTCCCTGCCCAGACGGGATCCGACGCGGCCTCCGGCGACGTACCGGACATCGGGACGGACATCCGTGTGCGCGTCGTCGGCCCCGCACCGGGCGGCCGCTACCGGGTCGAGGCACTTTCCCCCACCACCGACCGCCCGCTGGTCCTGACCGTCCGTCACGGCTCCGCTCCGCCGCGCCCGGGTACGGAACTGGACTGCTGGGTCTTCGGCAACGAGACCAACCACAGCGTGCTCACCGCCGATCAGCGCGGTCGCCGGCCGATCTCGCCCACGATGGCGGAACGCTATGCGGCCGCACTCGGCGTACTCGACGACCTGGTGGCCGGAGGGGGAGACGTGCCGCAGGACGTACGCAGCCGACTCTCCGAACTCCAGGGCATGGCCAACCGCGTCCTCCGCCGCGACCAGGCAGACTGGGTGGACGTACGACGCGTCCTCGGTTTCCCGGACAGACACCGCCTGGGCGCGCTGCGCGACCTCGCGGCGAGCACCAACCGCGCACTCAAGGACCACACACTGGACGTCCGAAGCCTCCAGGGCCAACTCGCCGACTCCGGTTGGTCCGACGCGCTGCTCGAGGCACGCGAGACGATCCGCACCCGACTGGCCGAAGCCGCAGAGCCGGACCAGCACAACGCACCCACCCATCAGCCCGAGCGGGAGGAACCCGAGCCCGTGACCACCATCGACGAATCTCCCGCCGCACCGGCCACAGCGACGAAAGACGACTTTCTCCAGCAACTGGAAGCCTCGGCAGCGGTCGACCGCACGTGCAAGAAGCACGAGGCCGTGCGCCACGCCCTGAAGTCGGCCCTGCTGTGGTCCGACATCCAGCCGTCCGACTCACCGGTCATCGACGTCAGCTGCGTCACGGACCGAGGCCTGTCCGTCTACGAAGTCCTGGGCACCGGCCGCTCCACCTACCAGGACCTCCGCTCCGGAGCGACCCGCCTTCTCGAGATCAACCACACCCTGCCGGCGCCGGCCGACCACCTCTATCTGGTCCTCTGCGAAGCACCCGCCGAAGAATGGTCCGTCGACACCATCCGCGACGTGTTCGACGTCCGAGTCCTGTGGCGCAGCCCCAGCGGATGGAGCGGCCAGGACACGGAAACCGCACTGGGCTCCTCCGGAGCGTGATGCCGAAGTGAATCGGCCCGGACGCGGTACGCGTCCGGGCTCACTTCCAGGAGCTCAGCGCGGTCGTCGAAGGCCCGCGGCCTACACCAATGAGACTTCTCCGTCCGGTAGCCACCCCTCCCAGTACCCCTCGACGAGATCGAGGATCTGTGTCGGTGCGACGGAAGCCCCGCCAGACCGGAGGTCGCAGACCCTCCACCACTGCGCGCCCGGACCGAGCATCCGAGTCGGTCGCTGCGGCCGGCTGCCGTCGGCGGGAGTCACGAGCACGACGTACCCGAGCTTCTCAACGTCGTCGATCGCAAACAGCCGGCCGATGACCGGTGCGATGCGGAGCGCAGGCAGGCCCATCCTTCGCCGGAGGAAGCGCGATGCCGCTCGTCGGCACGTTGCGCCGCCCCGCACGCCTTCCGGTGGCCGCGGGACGGGCCGCCCTGGCCACCGACCTCGCCGAGGTGGCCCGCGAGATGGAGGCCCGCCGCGACCTGGCGCAGAGCGTCTTCGCCCGCACCGGCATGAAGTTCTCCCCGGCCGAGGGCGGCTGCTTCCTCTTCGCCGACATCAGCCCGCTGACGGCCGGCGAGCGCGACTGCACCGGCTTCGTCCGCGACCTGCTCGACCGGGCGGGCGTCCTCCTGGTCCCCGGCGCCTCGTTCTTCTCCGACCCCGCGCGGGGCGAGCAGTACGTCCGCATCGCCTTCAACCGGCGCGCCGAGACGCTCCGCGAGGCCGAGCAGCGGATCGCGGCGGCGTCATGACCGGCCACCGGAACGGAGACGGCAGGAACACCACCATGACCATCGAGCACGAGGAGCGGAAGGCGGCCACGGCCGGCTGCCCGTACGCGCACCACGTCGGGCGACTCGGCCCGCTGCCGGAGTTCCTGGAGCACGGCGACGAGCCCGTCACCCGCGTCGCCACCCCCACCGGCCACACGATGTGGCTGGTCCGCGACTACACGCTCGGCCGGTCGGTCCTCACCGATCGCCGCTTCAGCCGCGCCGAGGCCGTCAAGCCGCACGCGCCGACGGTCATCGACGCCCAGCCCGTGCCGGACTCCATGATGAGCATGGACGGCGCCGAGCACGCCCGGCTGCGCCGCATGGTCACCGGCTCCTTCACCACCGGCAAGGTCGCCGCGATGGCCCCGTTCGTCGAGCGGCTCGCCGACGAGCACCTCGACCGGCTCGCCGAGGCCGGGCCCGGCGCCGACCTCGTCGAGACGATCGCCGCGCCGCTGCCGCTCGTCGTCCTCTGCTCGCTGCTCGGCGTCCCGCCCGAGGACGCCGACCGCTTCCGGAACTGGGTCGAGGTCCTCTTCGACATCTCCGTGAGCAGCCCCCGCGAGAAGGCCCGCCGCCGCCTCGAACTCGTGGAGTACATGTCCAACCTGATCGAGGAGAAGCGGCAGCGCGACGAGGACGACCTCCTCACCTCCCTGATCGGCGCGCACGACGGCGGCGACCTGTCCATGCCGGAGCTGCTGACCCTCGGCCTCACCCTGCTCATGGCCGGGTACGAGACCACCGTCGGCCAGCTGTCGCTGTCCGCGCTCGCCCTGCTCTCGGACCCCACCACCCTCGCCGCGCTGCGCGAACGGCCCGAACTCGTGCCGTCCGCCGTCGAGGAGCTGATGCGGCTCAGCCCCGCCACGCCGCTCGCCTTCCCGCGCGTCGCCGTCGAGACCGTCGAACTCGGCGACGTCACCGTCCGGGCCGGCGAGGGCGTCCTCGTCTCCTTGCTGCACGGCAACCGCGACGGGGCCGTCTTCGCCGACCCCGAGTTGCTCGACGCGGACAGCCGCACCGCCGCCCACCTGACCTTCGGACACGGCGTCCACCGATGCCTCGGCGCCCCGCTCGCCCGGCTCCAGGTCCGCATCGTCGTCGAACGGCTGCTGCGCCGCTTCCCCGGCATCCGGACGGCCTCCGGGCCCGACGCGGTGCTGTGGAAGGACGGCCTCGCCACCCGAGGCCTCGCCCGGCTGCGGGTGGAGTGGTGACCACCCCTGGCTGA
The genomic region above belongs to Streptomyces marianii and contains:
- a CDS encoding HelD family protein; translated protein: MSTTTRDEVLAGEQNAVDHAYDCYTARLAEMSGTSAATASASGKDGIANRKDAEARAAAYGGLGDEALVFSRVDAPEEPGGEPRPWYIGRRGVRDSQNDPVVLLWSSDRARKWSEALPEAPGEVVLRRRLQCTQRVVEDYFDEIAPASPSPAPTAALPRPRSEDDPRTAAPPETRPEPDEQQGEDRLPPSPTPGDVARIQRRKPLQPDDFLLRELQRSRSGRMRDIVETIRRDQMDLVTGSPSDILVVQGGPGTGKSAVGLHRVTWLVNNEHFKAQDVLVIGPHQRFLDYVSRVLPTLGTRDVNAVQLSRMWDGEVLGTDTPQARLVKSDERIAAVLRRRVEHDCRPEVLDDLTTAPSFEGDEPAVVVTAGSTTLRVPRSRVLALLDEARYGDGPYRQRRERFRNLFVDLLLQELAAIAPRRGQGGTIRRDLERNRRVERLVERVWPSPGAREALRSLYDSPELLRACAEGVLDDDEQTALHRPRAATADADPWTLDDHVCIEELGYLITGETPSRYGHIVVDEAQDLTPMQARALRRRCAVGGSMTVLGDLAQATGPHTHTSWDRLGTLLSDHGDWRIAELHTSYRVPAEIMEFVAPLARAIAPTLPYPRAVREVGDNAVRTVATEPWRLLEDTVAQVTRLVGTSDGTTLRSIAVIVPDDSGWLDEITRHLDQSAGITGPRRESVSVLAAAQAKGMEYDHVLVVEPATIADRGAAGLRQLYIALTRSTQSLTVLHTSPIPEALTNNADNSEQLPAQTGSDAASGDVPDIGTDIRVRVVGPAPGGRYRVEALSPTTDRPLVLTVRHGSAPPRPGTELDCWVFGNETNHSVLTADQRGRRPISPTMAERYAAALGVLDDLVAGGGDVPQDVRSRLSELQGMANRVLRRDQADWVDVRRVLGFPDRHRLGALRDLAASTNRALKDHTLDVRSLQGQLADSGWSDALLEARETIRTRLAEAAEPDQHNAPTHQPEREEPEPVTTIDESPAAPATATKDDFLQQLEASAAVDRTCKKHEAVRHALKSALLWSDIQPSDSPVIDVSCVTDRGLSVYEVLGTGRSTYQDLRSGATRLLEINHTLPAPADHLYLVLCEAPAEEWSVDTIRDVFDVRVLWRSPSGWSGQDTETALGSSGA
- a CDS encoding aminotransferase class I/II-fold pyridoxal phosphate-dependent enzyme translates to MPLVGTLRRPARLPVAAGRAALATDLAEVAREMEARRDLAQSVFARTGMKFSPAEGGCFLFADISPLTAGERDCTGFVRDLLDRAGVLLVPGASFFSDPARGEQYVRIAFNRRAETLREAEQRIAAAS
- a CDS encoding cytochrome P450, translating into MTIEHEERKAATAGCPYAHHVGRLGPLPEFLEHGDEPVTRVATPTGHTMWLVRDYTLGRSVLTDRRFSRAEAVKPHAPTVIDAQPVPDSMMSMDGAEHARLRRMVTGSFTTGKVAAMAPFVERLADEHLDRLAEAGPGADLVETIAAPLPLVVLCSLLGVPPEDADRFRNWVEVLFDISVSSPREKARRRLELVEYMSNLIEEKRQRDEDDLLTSLIGAHDGGDLSMPELLTLGLTLLMAGYETTVGQLSLSALALLSDPTTLAALRERPELVPSAVEELMRLSPATPLAFPRVAVETVELGDVTVRAGEGVLVSLLHGNRDGAVFADPELLDADSRTAAHLTFGHGVHRCLGAPLARLQVRIVVERLLRRFPGIRTASGPDAVLWKDGLATRGLARLRVEW